In Helianthus annuus cultivar XRQ/B chromosome 8, HanXRQr2.0-SUNRISE, whole genome shotgun sequence, a single genomic region encodes these proteins:
- the LOC110873159 gene encoding histone H2B-like: MAPKAEKKPAEKKPAEEKAPAEKKPKAGKKLPKEAGSAAADKKKKRTKKSVETYKIYIFKVLKQVHPDIGISSKAMGIMNSFINDIFEKLAQESSRLARYNKKPTITSREIQTAVRLVLPGELAKHAVSEGTKAVTKFTSS; the protein is encoded by the coding sequence ATGGCACCAAAGGCAGAGAAGAAGCCCGCCGAGAAGAAGCCGGCAGAAGAGAAAGCACCGGCGGAGAAGAAGCCAAAGGCAGGCAAGAAACTGCCAAAAGAAGCCGGATCTGCAGCCGCtgataagaagaagaagagaacGAAGAAGAGCGTGGAGACGTACAAGATCTACATCTTCAAGGTGCTGAAGCAGGTTCATCCTGACATCGGAATCTCCAGCAAGGCCATGGGAATCATGAACAGTTTCATCAACGACATATTCGAGAAACTCGCTCAGGAGAGTTCGAGGCTTGCAAGGTACAACAAGAAGCCCACCATCACGTCTCGGGAGATCCAGACTGCCGTACGCCTTGTTCTTCCCGGTGAATTAGCCAAACATGCTGTTTCTGAAGGCACGAAGGCGGTCACCAAATTTACCAGCTCTTAG
- the LOC110873160 gene encoding histone H2B-like encodes MAPKAEKKPAEKKPAEEKAPAEKKPKAGKKLPKEAGAAAADKKKKRSKKSVETYKIYIFKVLKQVHPDIGISSKAMGIMNSFINDIFEKLAQESSRLARYNKKPTITSREIQTAVRLVLPGELAKHAVSEGTKAVTKFTSS; translated from the coding sequence ATGGCACCAAAGGCAGAGAAGAAGCCCGCCGAGAAGAAGCCAGCAGAAGAGAAAGCACCGGCGGAGAAGAAGCCAAAGGCCGGAAAGAAACTGCCGAAAGAAGCCGGAGCCGCCGCCGCtgataagaagaagaagagatCGAAGAAGAGCGTGGAGACGTACAAGATCTATATCTTCAAGGTGTTGAAGCAGGTCCATCCTGACATCGGAATCTCCAGCAAGGCAATGGGAATCATGAATAGTTTCATTAACGATATCTTCGAGAAACTCGCTCAGGAGAGTTCCAGGCTTGCAAGGTACAACAAGAAGCCCACCATCACCTCACGGGAGATCCAGACTGCTGTGCGCCTTGTTCTTCCCGGTGAACTGGCCAAACATGCTGTTTCTGAAGGCACAAAGGCCGTCACAAAGTTTACCAGCTCTTAG